The following coding sequences lie in one Rutidosis leptorrhynchoides isolate AG116_Rl617_1_P2 chromosome 6, CSIRO_AGI_Rlap_v1, whole genome shotgun sequence genomic window:
- the LOC139854773 gene encoding uncharacterized protein has product MPVKQVLTKPEISGRLALWAVELGAYQIYYLSCSAVKGQVLTDYLAEMTGELEVINERTALKPVVGETWDLFTDGASCAEGAGAGLVLASPSGEEHTYALRFNFDVTNNEAEYEALLAGLNIARKMNITKLRAFTDSQLVANQFSGSFEAHDSSMQKYLQLLKELAERFEYFELAQVPRSQNKKADALSNLAALTFSHF; this is encoded by the coding sequence ATGCCGGTCAAGCAAGTCTTAACAAAGCCAGAAATATCGGGTAGACTCGCGTTGTGGGCAGTAGAGTTAGGTGCTTATCAAATTTATTACCTTTCGTGCAGTGCTGTAAAGGGCCAGGTTTTGACGGATTACCTTGCTGAAATGACTGGGGAGTTggaggtgattaatgagcgaacAGCATTAAAACCAGTGGTTGGTGAAACTTGGGATTTGTTTACTGATGGAGCTTCGTGTGCAGAAGGCGCAGGTGCGGGTTTGGTCTTGGCAAGCCCAAGTGGTGAAGAGCATACGTATGCATTACGTTTTAATTTTGATGTCACAAATAATGAAGCAGAATATGAAGCATTACTAGCTGGtttaaatattgcgcgaaaaatgaaTATCACTAAGTTGCGGGCATTTACAGATTCGCAGTTAGTAGCAAATCAGTTTAGTGGTTCTTTCGAAGCACATGATTCTTCAATGCAGAAATATTTGCAGTTATTGAAAGAATTAGCAGAGCGTTTTGAGTATtttgaactcgcgcaagtgccaagaagtcaaaataagaaggcggatgctttGAGTAATTTGGCTGCTCTAACGTTTTCGCACTTTTAA